The Vibrio tarriae genome includes a window with the following:
- a CDS encoding ABC transporter permease subunit — protein MLSYILRRLVLIVPTFLGITILIFTITRFVPGGPVERMLANMQSMSDSASYSNVSESNALSDDQIAQLNAFYGLDKPILEAYFDWLSKIITLDFGESTRYYEPVLDMIQERLPVSLFYGGMTFFISYFISIPLGYYKAIKHGSVFDSASSIMIFVGYALPGYVVGVFLITVFSYHLEWFPMGGFVGDDFSDYETFSEQFKDIMWHAILPLICYLIGDFATLTMTMKNSLMENLSADYIRTAIAKGLPFNKAVRKHALQNSLIPVASHFGNSLLFFMTGSFLIEVIFNIDGIGLLGYESIMERDYPVVMGIVAINAVMLMVGNILSDLCVAATDPRVRFGE, from the coding sequence GTGTTATCGTATATATTGCGAAGATTGGTTCTAATTGTGCCAACCTTCTTAGGAATTACTATTCTTATTTTTACTATCACTCGCTTTGTGCCGGGAGGCCCGGTTGAACGAATGTTAGCCAATATGCAGTCTATGTCTGATAGTGCTAGTTATTCGAATGTGAGCGAAAGTAATGCTTTATCTGATGATCAAATCGCACAGCTCAATGCATTTTATGGGCTAGATAAACCTATTCTTGAAGCCTATTTTGATTGGCTAAGCAAAATAATTACTCTTGATTTTGGTGAGTCTACTCGTTATTACGAACCTGTTCTTGACATGATTCAAGAACGATTACCTGTTTCCCTATTTTATGGTGGAATGACATTTTTCATTAGCTATTTTATTTCAATTCCATTGGGATATTACAAAGCGATCAAGCATGGCTCTGTTTTTGATTCTGCTTCCTCGATTATGATCTTTGTCGGTTACGCATTGCCAGGCTATGTTGTGGGGGTTTTTCTGATCACAGTATTCTCCTACCATCTAGAATGGTTCCCTATGGGGGGCTTTGTAGGCGATGACTTCTCCGACTATGAGACATTTTCTGAGCAGTTTAAGGATATTATGTGGCACGCCATATTGCCGCTTATTTGTTATTTGATTGGTGACTTTGCAACATTAACGATGACTATGAAAAATAGCTTAATGGAGAATTTGTCTGCGGATTATATTCGTACCGCGATTGCGAAAGGTTTGCCATTTAATAAAGCGGTAAGAAAGCATGCTTTACAAAATAGTTTGATTCCGGTCGCAAGTCATTTTGGAAACTCCCTGTTGTTTTTTATGACAGGTTCGTTCCTTATTGAAGTGATATTTAATATCGATGGAATTGGATTGCTTGGTTATGAATCGATTATGGAACGAGATTATCCGGTTGTTATGGGGATTGTCGCAATTAACGCAGTGATGTTAATGGTTGGAAATATCTTGTCTGATTTGTGTGTAGCAGCAACTGACCCACGAGTAAGGTTTGGTGAGTAA
- a CDS encoding ABC transporter permease, producing the protein MITISPLTRKKLRAFKEIKRGYWSFIFLTILLTLSLFSEVFINSRALVVKYQGEWYFPVVSSVYSGTEFGLGYASEADYRQLKMLFEQEGGENFVVLPLVPWNPYEQDFSGEFPPLAPDFEKQHYLGTDVIGRDVLARLVYGFRTAMGFALITMAISYAIGTVVGCAMGFFGGRFDLFAQRVIEVWSMVPFLYVIMILVSITQPTFVLFVAINVLFGWIGITWYMRTMTYKESAREYVTAARALGASTARILFHHILPNTMVMIVTLAPFTIAANITALTALDYLGLGLMPPTPSWGELLQQGKSNLDAPWIVASVVTAIVSVLVMVTFIGEAIRAAFDPKKYTRYV; encoded by the coding sequence ATGATAACAATCAGCCCATTAACCAGAAAAAAGCTCAGAGCGTTTAAAGAAATTAAACGTGGCTATTGGTCATTCATTTTTCTTACTATTTTATTGACTCTTTCATTATTTTCGGAAGTTTTTATTAACAGCCGTGCTTTAGTGGTGAAATACCAAGGTGAGTGGTATTTCCCAGTAGTCAGTAGTGTGTACTCTGGAACAGAATTTGGTTTGGGGTATGCGAGTGAAGCTGACTATCGACAGTTGAAAATGTTGTTTGAACAAGAAGGTGGAGAGAATTTTGTTGTTTTGCCTTTAGTGCCTTGGAACCCTTATGAACAGGACTTCAGTGGTGAGTTTCCACCGTTAGCGCCTGATTTTGAAAAACAGCATTATCTCGGTACTGATGTGATAGGGCGGGATGTATTAGCTCGCTTAGTATACGGCTTTCGTACTGCAATGGGCTTTGCTTTAATAACCATGGCCATCTCGTATGCGATTGGTACAGTGGTCGGCTGTGCGATGGGCTTCTTTGGTGGCCGTTTTGACCTGTTTGCGCAACGTGTGATTGAGGTTTGGTCTATGGTGCCATTCCTTTATGTCATCATGATCTTAGTCTCCATCACGCAACCTACTTTTGTGCTATTTGTGGCGATTAACGTCTTGTTTGGTTGGATTGGGATCACTTGGTACATGAGAACCATGACGTATAAAGAATCTGCACGTGAGTATGTAACAGCGGCACGAGCGCTCGGTGCATCGACGGCAAGAATTTTATTCCATCATATTTTGCCGAATACGATGGTGATGATTGTGACACTGGCACCGTTTACGATTGCTGCCAATATCACGGCACTGACTGCGTTAGATTATTTAGGGCTAGGCTTAATGCCGCCAACACCAAGTTGGGGCGAATTATTACAACAAGGAAAATCGAATCTTGATGCACCTTGGATTGTTGCTTCGGTCGTCACCGCAATTGTTTCTGTATTGGTGATGGTAACGTTTATTGGTGAAGCAATTCGAGCGGCGTTTGATCCGAAGAAATACACACGTTACGTGTGA
- a CDS encoding ABC transporter ATP-binding protein, protein MQTLLKIENLKQHFISGKKLFRRGYVIKAVDGVSFSLQPGETLGLVGESGCGKSTLGRTILKLFEPTEGKIYFEGQDITQFSPKAMRSLRKEMQIVFQDPLESLNQRHTIGMILEEPFIIHGVGNAQERKKWVLELLEKVGLPANAVERYPHEFSGGQRQRIGIARAIALKPKLLICDESVSALDVSVQAQIINLLLTLQQQMNLAIIFISHDLSVVKQVSDNIAVMYFGKIVEYGNVLEVYNNPKNDYTKKLLSAIPITHPKYRRKGDPTRKSSLIDV, encoded by the coding sequence ATGCAAACACTACTCAAAATTGAAAACCTTAAGCAGCATTTTATCTCAGGTAAAAAACTGTTTCGGCGCGGTTACGTAATCAAGGCAGTAGATGGTGTCTCATTTTCACTCCAACCAGGGGAGACACTAGGGCTTGTTGGCGAGTCTGGCTGTGGTAAAAGCACTTTAGGGCGTACGATTCTTAAACTGTTTGAGCCAACGGAAGGGAAGATCTATTTTGAAGGGCAAGATATTACCCAATTCTCACCTAAAGCAATGCGTTCGCTGCGTAAAGAAATGCAAATTGTTTTTCAAGATCCGCTAGAGTCGCTTAACCAACGCCATACCATCGGGATGATTTTGGAAGAGCCGTTCATTATCCACGGAGTCGGTAATGCTCAAGAGCGTAAAAAATGGGTTTTAGAACTGCTTGAAAAAGTAGGGTTGCCAGCTAATGCTGTTGAGCGATATCCTCATGAATTTTCTGGCGGCCAACGTCAACGAATTGGGATTGCGCGAGCGATTGCATTAAAACCCAAACTGTTGATCTGTGATGAATCAGTTTCTGCGCTTGATGTGTCGGTCCAAGCTCAAATTATTAATCTGCTGTTGACATTGCAGCAGCAAATGAACTTAGCGATTATTTTTATTTCGCATGATCTGTCTGTTGTTAAGCAGGTTTCCGATAATATTGCCGTTATGTATTTCGGAAAAATTGTTGAGTATGGCAATGTGTTAGAGGTCTATAACAACCCTAAGAATGACTATACCAAGAAATTACTTTCTGCTATTCCAATAACACATCCTAAATATAGGAGAAAGGGAGATCCCACTCGGAAATCATCTTTAATAGATGTGTAA
- a CDS encoding extracellular solute-binding protein, which yields MKKLFIASAIAAASTSLYAASLPSNLQWQTNWDEPVFASAEAKRGGTYRTHLLSFPQTLRSVGPDSNSGLRGYFLDDVPALVAKHPDTLEWIPQLANEWAFAGDNKTVYFKLNPQAKWSDGEPVTADDFVFMLKFYRSPDIVAPWYNEYYTTVIEDVFKIDDYTFAAVSKVEKNQEDLLYTLGSLVPRPEHFYANSKKDENKDGIDDDFVRRYNFEGEPTTNAYYLDEVKKGKSITFKHVGDDWWGYSNRYYQHRFNVDKIRLTIIRDEDIALKHFEKGSLDAFNMILPALWHEKANGDLYEKGYIHKFWGYNQMPQGAGGLWMNVSMPLLGDVNVRKGITYATDFDGMIEKITRGDYSRKPHAMGFGHGGYDLPNPQPPRFEPEKAIKHFEAAGFNTIGADGIRVNAKGERLSFAITYGVSSWTPRIAYLKEQAKQAGLEFTLNLVDGSSAFKYILEKKHELAFVNMGTSDVPAYWEYFHSVNANKAQTNNHTNYSSPELDGLIEQYKIEFDVQKKQSFSHQIQQVITDAYVIVPGYMVTYAREAHWRWIKFPNDPMTKRTQALFPVDREIGLHTFWIDPEVKQETEKAMKDGKVFEPVTVLDLKYKL from the coding sequence ATGAAAAAACTCTTTATTGCATCAGCTATTGCCGCAGCGAGCACCAGCCTGTATGCGGCCTCGTTGCCGAGTAACTTGCAATGGCAAACCAATTGGGATGAGCCAGTTTTCGCATCAGCAGAGGCGAAACGAGGCGGAACTTATCGCACTCATTTATTGAGCTTTCCTCAAACCTTGCGCAGTGTTGGCCCAGACTCAAACTCAGGGCTGAGAGGCTATTTCCTTGATGATGTTCCTGCGTTGGTGGCGAAACATCCTGATACGTTAGAGTGGATCCCACAGCTGGCTAATGAATGGGCATTTGCGGGTGACAATAAGACGGTTTACTTCAAACTTAATCCACAAGCCAAGTGGTCTGATGGTGAACCAGTCACCGCTGACGATTTTGTCTTCATGCTCAAATTTTACCGTTCACCTGACATCGTTGCGCCTTGGTATAACGAGTATTACACCACGGTGATTGAGGATGTGTTCAAAATTGATGATTACACGTTCGCAGCCGTGAGTAAGGTAGAGAAAAACCAAGAAGACCTGCTCTATACCTTGGGTTCTCTGGTCCCTCGTCCTGAGCATTTTTATGCCAATTCCAAGAAAGATGAGAACAAAGACGGTATTGATGATGATTTCGTGCGCCGTTATAACTTTGAAGGTGAACCAACCACGAATGCCTATTACCTTGACGAGGTGAAAAAGGGCAAAAGCATCACTTTTAAGCATGTGGGAGATGATTGGTGGGGTTATAGCAACCGCTATTATCAGCACCGCTTTAACGTGGATAAAATTAGGTTGACGATTATTCGTGATGAAGACATTGCACTAAAGCATTTTGAAAAAGGTTCATTGGATGCTTTCAACATGATTTTACCTGCGCTTTGGCATGAAAAGGCGAATGGTGATCTCTACGAGAAAGGCTACATTCACAAGTTCTGGGGCTATAACCAGATGCCACAAGGTGCAGGTGGTTTATGGATGAATGTTTCCATGCCTCTGCTTGGTGATGTCAATGTGCGCAAAGGGATAACGTATGCGACTGATTTCGATGGCATGATCGAAAAAATCACTCGTGGAGACTATTCGCGTAAGCCACATGCGATGGGTTTTGGCCATGGTGGCTATGATTTACCAAACCCTCAGCCACCGCGCTTTGAACCAGAAAAAGCCATTAAGCATTTTGAGGCTGCTGGATTTAACACAATTGGTGCTGACGGTATTCGTGTCAATGCCAAAGGTGAACGCCTTTCTTTTGCAATTACTTATGGTGTGAGTTCATGGACGCCAAGGATTGCTTATTTGAAAGAGCAAGCTAAGCAAGCTGGGCTTGAATTTACCTTGAACTTGGTCGATGGGTCCTCTGCTTTTAAATACATTCTCGAGAAAAAACATGAGTTGGCTTTCGTGAATATGGGCACATCAGATGTTCCGGCGTACTGGGAATATTTCCACTCGGTTAACGCGAATAAAGCGCAAACCAACAACCATACTAACTACAGTTCACCTGAGCTAGATGGTTTGATTGAGCAATACAAAATTGAATTCGATGTTCAGAAGAAACAATCGTTTTCGCATCAAATTCAGCAAGTGATTACTGATGCCTATGTGATTGTGCCAGGGTATATGGTGACTTATGCGCGTGAAGCACATTGGCGTTGGATTAAGTTTCCTAATGATCCGATGACCAAGCGAACACAAGCTTTGTTCCCTGTTGATCGTGAAATAGGTCTGCACACCTTTTGGATAGATCCTGAAGTGAAGCAAGAGACCGAGAAAGCGATGAAAGATGGTAAAGTTTTTGAGCCAGTTACCGTTCTTGATCTGAAGTATAAGCTGTAA
- a CDS encoding ABC transporter ATP-binding protein has product MSEEVLLSVKQLETEFLTDNGSVKILHGVSFDVKKGRTLGLVGESGCGKSVTAMSIMGLLPKPYGRVIGGEILYRGKDLVKLPPKEMYAMRGDRISIIFQDPMTALNPVHTVGKQLMEALALHRPELNRSALRQHALEMLEKVRIPMADKRIDEYPHNLSGGMRQRVMIAMALACKPEVLICDEPTTALDVTVQASILELIQDLQQETGMAVIFITHDLGVVAEVCDEVVVMYAGKVVEHADVFDLFDRPQHPYTERLMSLMPSLEHTPKQLIPIKPIDSQLFPEFKG; this is encoded by the coding sequence ATGAGTGAGGAAGTGCTGCTGAGTGTTAAGCAGCTTGAAACGGAATTTTTGACTGACAACGGTTCTGTAAAAATTCTGCACGGAGTGAGTTTTGACGTCAAAAAAGGACGAACACTTGGTTTAGTGGGTGAGTCGGGTTGTGGGAAAAGCGTCACCGCAATGTCAATCATGGGGCTACTACCTAAACCCTATGGTCGAGTTATTGGTGGAGAGATCCTCTATCGCGGAAAAGACTTGGTGAAACTACCACCTAAAGAGATGTATGCGATGCGTGGCGATCGTATCTCGATCATTTTTCAAGATCCGATGACTGCACTCAACCCTGTCCATACCGTAGGTAAACAATTGATGGAAGCTCTGGCCTTACATAGGCCAGAGCTTAACCGCTCAGCTCTGCGTCAACATGCATTGGAGATGCTGGAAAAAGTGCGTATTCCTATGGCAGATAAGCGTATTGATGAGTATCCTCACAATCTTTCTGGTGGTATGCGTCAGCGCGTTATGATTGCTATGGCATTGGCCTGTAAGCCAGAAGTATTGATTTGTGATGAGCCAACAACAGCATTAGATGTTACCGTCCAGGCATCTATTTTGGAACTGATTCAGGATTTACAGCAAGAAACGGGGATGGCGGTGATCTTTATTACCCATGATTTAGGTGTAGTTGCAGAAGTGTGCGATGAGGTCGTGGTGATGTATGCAGGGAAAGTCGTAGAGCATGCAGATGTGTTTGATTTGTTTGATCGCCCACAACACCCTTATACCGAAAGATTAATGAGTTTAATGCCCAGTTTAGAGCATACACCTAAGCAGTTGATCCCAATTAAACCGATTGATTCACAGCTGTTTCCGGAGTTTAAGGGGTAA